In one window of Syngnathus scovelli strain Florida chromosome 20, RoL_Ssco_1.2, whole genome shotgun sequence DNA:
- the clic5b gene encoding chloride intracellular channel protein 5b isoform X3: protein MILWLKGVVFNVTTVDLKRKPADLNNLAPGTHPPFLTYNGEVKTDINQIEEFLEEMLAPPKYPKLAAKHRESNTAGNDIFAKFSAFIKNTKMDANNALGQGLTRALQKLDDYLNSPLPDEIDANSREEENESRRNFLDGNELTLADCNLLPKLHIVKVVAKKYRNYDIPSDMTGIWRYLKNAAARDEFNNTCAADAEIEIAYKDVAKRLAK from the exons TCTCAAGAG GAAGCCGGCCGACCTTAATAACCTGGCGCCCGGCACGCACCCACCGTTCCTCACCTACAACGGAGAAGTCAAAACGGACATCAATCAGATCGAAGAGTTCCTCGAGGAAATGCTGGCGCCACCCAa GTATCCCAAACTGGCAGCCAAACATAGAGAGTCAAACACGGCGGGCAACGACATCTTCGCCAAGTTCTCAGCATTCATCAAGAATACCAAAATGGATGCCAACAATG CGCTAGGGCAAGGTCTGACAAGGGCCCTACAGAAACTGGACGACTATCTGAACAGTCCCCTGCCTGACGAGATCGATGCTAACAGTAGAGAGGAGGAAAATGAGTCCAGAAGAAACTTCCTGGACGGAAATGAGCTGACATTGGCTGACTGCAACCTGCTGCCCAAACTGCACATTGTCAAG GTGGTGGCCAAGAAGTACCGTAACTATGACATCCCCTCGGACATGACGGGGATCTGGCGCTACCTGAAGAACGCTGCTGCCCGCGACGAGTTCAACAACACGTGCGCCGCCGATGCCGAGATTGAGATTGCCTACAAGGACGTGGCCAAGAGGCTCGCCAAGTAG